From Geomonas agri, one genomic window encodes:
- a CDS encoding beta-ketoacyl synthase N-terminal-like domain-containing protein — protein sequence MKQQSPSVAIVGLGGIFPDAPELTTFWENIRNAKSAAREVPAGRWALAADAAFHPEAGKPDHVYSKRGCFIDSLPPLSSLSGLHIDSKLADGLDPAFQLLLHAGKRAFDSAVTAKLDRSRIGVIIGNLALPSEKSAELSRALLGRTFEEKLLGHAGNDPIPNPLNRYVAGLPAGLLAAALGLGGGCSTLDAACASSLYAIKLACDELLSGRADAMLTGGLSRPDPLYTQMGFAQLRALSRRGICSPFDASGDGLVVGEGAGIFVLKRLDDAIAQGDRIYGVIKGIGLSNDVGGSLLAPMADGQLRAMRSAYEKAGWQPQDVDLIECHATGTPVGDATEVGSLRELWGDVSGKGCVIGSVKSNIGHLLTAAGSAALTKVLLAMAEETLPPTANFKQAPENFRLEESPFKVLQGATPWQRRADGVPRRAAVSAFGFGGINAHLLVEEWLPSGASAVAAEPPKKGGPVAVVGLDARFGKWQDLKSFQSRALGGDTGAKTSQPKDWWGAEQSAWFATEKLKDTPFSGYYLDEFAQPTDQFRIPPKELEEMLPQQLLMLQSAAAAIKDAGMDRADNLCAGVFVGIALDLNSTNFAFRWTIADKAKAWARQLGLKLSPEQLEQWVEQLRDQAGPALTANRTMGALGSVVASRVAREFRCGGPSFTMSSEESSGLRALETAVRQLQSNEIDRAIVGAVDLAGDFRAVIGQHLNRPYSGFGSATPFDQSADGTVVGEGAATVILKRLEDAERDGDRIYAVIGGVGSASGEVMLPGVPAYRHALERAYGEAEVAPASIGLIEAHGSGNAAEDRMEAAALTEFFDEPGPAAQSRRLPVASVKADIGHTGAASGLASLVRGCLALYQEIIPGTRSGERPVSQLSGNGALFLPNGSRYWLRNRSEGARHAGVSVFGVDGSVSHVVLQGYENVPERTAVERVAPLAGWDEFLFSVTGADRQELADGVRQLRETAEKRPAPDMAVLSRRVCKESSASGAPLAVSMVARSADELASLCQQGERILRSDAAYAESVLHPSQRDRLFFTANPIGKNGKIGFVYPGSGNHFAGMGMELSARWPEVYRRQDAENLYLREQFQPEQFWNGASIDSVHENHLAVIFGQVATGCAVTDVVQRFGIKPNAVISYSLGESAGLFATRTWTERDLMLTRMKASTLFTRDLAGECRAAREAWGEPDGKEINWSIGVVDAPAREVRRALKKTSRVYLLIVNTPDECVIGGDVKWVKHLVAMLDCRFFPLQGVTTVHCEVARQVSTAYRDLHVFNTNPPAGVTFYSGAAGSAYQVNRRSAAESILAQAVEGIDYPKVIEAAYGEGIRYFIEMGPGASCSRMIGRILNNRPHVARSVCQPGTDANSGLLRLLAQLTSERVPVDLDPLFVTTPDLPVQASVLASELKGIRFSTGGAPFAPSLPQAGQAAQVTVVAATSAGVKAPAGPHVAQQPSGIPAPATTGATVMPGVNNPVSTTQETAANAGFTPASPAIATTVSAVSQSVSQPTQSAAQFKAAPAPVAQAPAVEPVVDPLLSDFARARDAHQQAHDTYLRVANDLSRSIADALSLQISIQEQMLAAGIPVDQDLLNQTAYTGAMAAAGASERQIPSVSPSQRGGREARAAFDGGSAVVPTSTTASAPATALVSATAPVPAPYPGALPALYDYDMCLEFAIGSVAKMLGPEFAEADSYPTRVRLPDVPLQLVHRIVALEGEPKSMTSGRVVTQHDVHPGAWYLDGNRIPTCIAVEAGQADLFLSGYLGIDFITKGLAVYRLLDAVVTFHRELPAPGETINYDIRIERFFRQGETCLFRFHFEATVNGQPLLSMRNGCAGFFSQEELDAGKGIVRGAIDLRPKTGKLPADWQYLVPMQPASYDARQLDALRCGDLAGCFGPLFSGLPIQRPLTIPGGRMELVHRVMELVPDGGRCGLGFIRAEADIHPDDWFITCHFVDDRVMPGTLMYECCMHTLRIFLLRLGWVAEADGAAWQPVPGVASQLCCRGQVLETTKVVTYEVTVRELGYRPEPYAIVDALMYADGKPIVEITNMSARLTGTNREALLQLWQRNRTQSHNVTPAVVQVPAYDQKPAIYTKQQILAYSNGNPSEGFGDRYKVFDNERKIARLPGPPFQFMDRVTGIKGEPWQMVPGAMAEAQYDIPVDEWYFAADRQPRMPFAVLLEAALQPCGWLAAYVGSALTSPTDISFRNLGGTAVQHRPVTPDSGTLTATATLTKAATSGGMIIQEFDFSVADRHGVLYEGDTMFGFFAKEALANQVGIREAVPYIPSAEEAGRGRSIPYPEQRPFPDKMLRMIDRIDLYVADGGPAGLGYIRGTKTVVTEDWYFKAHFYEDPVTPGSLGLESFLQLMKFAAVERWGWNEGDTVAAVALERKHRWLYRGQVVPTDKEVTVMAWITAVDDANRVLTAAGFLYVDGRAIYQMNDFTVQLGRG from the coding sequence ATGAAGCAGCAGTCGCCTTCCGTGGCAATCGTCGGCCTGGGCGGGATCTTTCCCGACGCGCCGGAACTGACAACATTCTGGGAAAACATCCGTAACGCCAAGAGCGCGGCGCGCGAGGTCCCGGCAGGACGCTGGGCCCTCGCGGCTGACGCCGCTTTCCATCCCGAGGCCGGCAAGCCGGACCACGTCTACTCCAAGCGTGGCTGCTTCATCGACAGCCTCCCTCCCCTGTCCTCGCTTTCGGGGCTGCACATCGACTCGAAGCTCGCCGACGGGCTGGATCCCGCTTTCCAGCTGCTGCTGCACGCCGGCAAGCGCGCATTCGACAGCGCGGTAACCGCCAAGCTAGACCGCTCCCGTATCGGCGTCATCATCGGCAACCTAGCCCTCCCCAGCGAAAAATCCGCTGAGCTCTCCCGCGCCCTGCTGGGCCGCACCTTCGAGGAAAAACTCCTGGGGCACGCCGGTAATGATCCGATCCCCAACCCGCTCAATCGCTACGTGGCCGGGCTCCCGGCCGGGCTTCTGGCCGCCGCACTCGGGTTGGGTGGCGGGTGCAGCACGCTGGACGCAGCCTGCGCCTCCTCGCTCTACGCCATCAAGCTCGCCTGCGACGAACTTCTTTCCGGCCGTGCCGATGCCATGCTGACCGGCGGCCTGTCCCGTCCCGATCCGCTCTACACCCAGATGGGTTTCGCCCAACTGCGCGCCCTGTCGCGGCGCGGCATCTGCTCCCCCTTCGACGCCTCCGGCGACGGCTTGGTAGTGGGCGAAGGAGCCGGCATCTTCGTGCTGAAGCGCCTGGATGACGCCATCGCTCAGGGCGACCGGATCTACGGCGTTATCAAGGGAATCGGCCTCTCCAACGACGTGGGCGGCAGCCTCTTGGCACCCATGGCAGACGGGCAGCTGCGCGCCATGCGCTCCGCCTACGAGAAGGCCGGCTGGCAGCCGCAGGACGTGGACCTGATCGAGTGCCACGCCACCGGTACCCCGGTCGGCGACGCCACCGAGGTCGGCAGCCTCAGGGAACTGTGGGGCGACGTCTCCGGCAAGGGATGCGTGATTGGCTCGGTAAAGTCCAACATCGGCCACCTGCTGACCGCCGCCGGCTCCGCTGCTTTGACCAAGGTGCTCCTGGCCATGGCCGAGGAAACCTTGCCGCCTACCGCGAACTTCAAGCAGGCGCCGGAGAATTTCCGGCTGGAAGAGAGTCCGTTTAAGGTACTGCAGGGCGCAACCCCGTGGCAGCGTCGCGCAGACGGCGTGCCCCGCCGTGCTGCCGTTTCCGCGTTCGGTTTTGGCGGCATCAACGCGCACCTGCTGGTCGAGGAATGGCTCCCGTCTGGTGCGAGTGCCGTTGCCGCAGAGCCCCCGAAAAAGGGTGGCCCGGTGGCCGTGGTCGGGCTCGATGCCCGCTTCGGGAAATGGCAGGATTTGAAATCGTTCCAGTCCCGCGCCTTGGGCGGTGACACCGGTGCCAAGACCTCGCAGCCTAAAGACTGGTGGGGTGCTGAACAAAGCGCCTGGTTTGCCACCGAAAAACTGAAGGACACACCCTTCTCCGGCTATTACCTGGACGAGTTTGCCCAACCGACCGACCAGTTCCGTATCCCGCCCAAAGAGTTGGAGGAGATGCTGCCGCAGCAGCTCCTTATGCTGCAGTCCGCCGCAGCCGCCATCAAGGATGCGGGGATGGACCGTGCAGACAACCTGTGCGCCGGGGTCTTTGTCGGCATCGCGCTCGATCTGAACAGCACCAATTTCGCCTTCCGCTGGACTATCGCGGACAAGGCGAAGGCATGGGCGCGGCAGCTTGGCCTGAAACTCTCCCCGGAGCAACTGGAGCAGTGGGTCGAGCAACTGCGCGACCAGGCGGGGCCGGCACTCACCGCGAACCGCACCATGGGTGCTCTTGGTAGCGTGGTCGCCAGCCGCGTGGCACGTGAATTCCGCTGCGGTGGCCCCAGCTTCACCATGTCCAGCGAGGAAAGCTCCGGCCTGCGCGCACTGGAAACCGCGGTGCGCCAGTTGCAGTCCAACGAAATAGACCGCGCCATCGTGGGAGCCGTGGACTTGGCTGGTGACTTCAGGGCCGTGATCGGCCAGCACCTGAACCGCCCCTACTCCGGCTTCGGCAGCGCCACCCCCTTCGACCAGTCCGCCGACGGCACCGTGGTCGGTGAGGGCGCGGCCACCGTGATCCTGAAGCGCCTGGAAGATGCGGAGCGCGATGGCGATCGGATCTACGCCGTCATCGGCGGCGTTGGCAGTGCGAGCGGCGAAGTCATGCTTCCCGGCGTCCCCGCCTATCGTCACGCCCTGGAGCGTGCCTATGGCGAGGCGGAGGTCGCGCCCGCCAGCATCGGGCTCATCGAGGCCCACGGCAGCGGCAACGCGGCTGAAGACCGGATGGAAGCTGCCGCCCTCACCGAGTTCTTCGACGAGCCCGGCCCTGCCGCGCAGTCGAGACGGCTCCCCGTGGCCAGCGTCAAGGCCGACATCGGCCATACCGGCGCTGCATCTGGATTAGCCTCGCTGGTGCGTGGCTGCCTGGCGCTGTACCAGGAGATCATCCCGGGAACCCGTTCCGGCGAACGTCCCGTCAGCCAACTCTCTGGCAACGGCGCCCTCTTCCTCCCCAACGGGTCGCGTTACTGGCTGAGAAACCGCAGCGAAGGCGCGCGCCATGCCGGCGTCAGCGTCTTCGGCGTGGACGGCAGCGTAAGCCATGTCGTGCTACAGGGTTACGAAAACGTGCCGGAGCGCACTGCCGTCGAACGCGTGGCGCCGCTGGCGGGCTGGGACGAGTTCCTGTTCAGCGTCACCGGTGCGGATCGCCAGGAGCTCGCGGACGGTGTGCGGCAGTTGCGGGAAACAGCAGAGAAAAGGCCGGCGCCGGATATGGCCGTTCTTTCCCGGCGCGTTTGCAAGGAAAGCAGCGCTTCCGGCGCACCGCTGGCCGTGTCTATGGTGGCCCGCAGCGCCGATGAGCTTGCTTCCCTCTGCCAACAGGGAGAGCGGATTCTACGCTCCGACGCGGCCTACGCGGAGTCGGTGCTGCACCCGTCCCAGCGCGATCGCCTCTTCTTCACCGCCAACCCGATTGGCAAAAACGGCAAGATTGGCTTTGTCTACCCCGGTTCCGGCAATCATTTCGCCGGCATGGGAATGGAGCTCTCCGCCCGCTGGCCGGAGGTATATCGCCGCCAGGACGCTGAGAACCTCTACCTGCGGGAGCAGTTCCAGCCGGAGCAGTTCTGGAACGGCGCGTCCATCGACAGCGTGCACGAGAACCATCTCGCCGTGATCTTCGGGCAGGTGGCCACCGGATGCGCCGTGACCGACGTGGTGCAGCGCTTCGGGATCAAGCCCAATGCGGTAATCAGTTACAGCTTGGGCGAATCCGCCGGGCTCTTCGCCACCCGCACCTGGACCGAACGCGACCTGATGCTCACCCGCATGAAGGCCTCCACCCTGTTCACCCGAGATCTGGCAGGTGAATGCCGCGCCGCCCGCGAGGCCTGGGGCGAGCCGGACGGGAAGGAGATCAACTGGAGCATCGGCGTCGTGGACGCGCCCGCGCGCGAAGTGCGCCGCGCCCTCAAGAAAACCAGCCGTGTCTACCTTCTCATCGTCAACACGCCGGACGAATGCGTCATTGGCGGCGACGTGAAGTGGGTGAAGCATCTGGTGGCCATGCTCGACTGCCGCTTCTTCCCGCTGCAAGGGGTGACCACCGTGCATTGCGAGGTTGCGCGCCAGGTGTCGACCGCCTACCGCGACCTGCACGTCTTCAATACCAACCCGCCTGCCGGTGTGACCTTCTACAGCGGCGCAGCCGGGAGTGCCTACCAGGTGAATCGCCGCAGTGCGGCCGAGTCGATCCTCGCCCAGGCTGTCGAAGGGATTGATTACCCCAAGGTGATCGAAGCCGCCTACGGCGAAGGGATCCGCTACTTCATCGAGATGGGCCCCGGCGCTTCCTGCAGCCGGATGATCGGGCGCATCCTCAATAACCGTCCCCACGTGGCCCGCTCGGTCTGTCAGCCCGGCACCGACGCCAACTCCGGCTTGTTGCGGCTTCTGGCACAACTCACCTCAGAGCGCGTTCCGGTCGACCTGGATCCGCTCTTCGTTACCACGCCGGATCTTCCGGTGCAGGCATCGGTACTGGCATCCGAGCTTAAAGGGATTCGCTTCTCTACCGGAGGCGCACCCTTCGCGCCGAGCTTGCCGCAGGCCGGACAGGCTGCCCAGGTTACGGTAGTTGCAGCGACGTCTGCAGGGGTCAAAGCTCCTGCGGGACCGCATGTAGCGCAGCAGCCTTCAGGGATTCCTGCTCCGGCTACCACCGGTGCGACGGTAATGCCCGGCGTAAATAATCCGGTAAGTACGACTCAGGAGACAGCGGCTAATGCTGGCTTTACACCCGCTTCTCCGGCTATTGCGACGACAGTTAGCGCTGTTTCTCAATCGGTCTCCCAGCCGACGCAAAGTGCTGCGCAGTTCAAGGCCGCTCCTGCACCGGTCGCACAGGCTCCCGCTGTAGAACCGGTCGTCGATCCGCTGCTGAGCGACTTTGCCCGTGCCCGGGACGCGCACCAGCAGGCCCACGATACTTACCTCCGGGTTGCCAACGACCTGAGCCGGTCCATCGCCGACGCATTGTCGCTGCAGATCTCCATCCAGGAGCAGATGCTGGCTGCGGGGATACCGGTTGATCAGGATCTCTTGAACCAGACTGCTTATACTGGGGCAATGGCCGCGGCTGGGGCCAGCGAAAGGCAAATCCCCTCTGTCTCCCCTTCGCAAAGGGGAGGACGCGAGGCGCGTGCAGCATTTGACGGCGGCAGCGCGGTGGTTCCGACTTCTACTACGGCGTCCGCTCCTGCTACGGCTTTGGTGTCTGCTACTGCTCCGGTGCCCGCCCCCTACCCTGGCGCGCTGCCGGCACTGTACGACTACGACATGTGCCTGGAGTTCGCCATCGGGTCGGTGGCAAAGATGCTCGGACCGGAGTTCGCCGAGGCGGACAGCTACCCGACCAGGGTGAGGCTGCCGGACGTGCCGCTGCAGTTGGTGCACCGCATCGTGGCGCTCGAGGGCGAGCCAAAATCGATGACCAGCGGCCGCGTGGTCACCCAGCACGATGTTCATCCCGGCGCCTGGTATCTGGACGGAAACCGCATCCCGACCTGCATCGCGGTCGAGGCGGGCCAAGCCGACCTGTTCCTGTCCGGCTACCTCGGCATTGACTTCATCACCAAGGGACTCGCCGTGTACCGGCTCCTGGACGCCGTGGTGACCTTCCATCGCGAGCTTCCCGCGCCGGGAGAGACCATCAATTACGACATCCGCATCGAGCGCTTCTTCCGGCAGGGCGAGACCTGCCTGTTCCGCTTCCACTTCGAAGCGACCGTGAACGGGCAACCGCTTCTCTCCATGCGCAACGGCTGCGCCGGCTTCTTCTCCCAAGAGGAACTGGATGCCGGCAAGGGCATCGTCCGCGGCGCCATTGACCTGCGGCCCAAGACAGGTAAGTTGCCGGCTGACTGGCAGTACCTGGTCCCTATGCAACCCGCCTCCTACGATGCGCGGCAGTTGGATGCCCTGCGCTGCGGTGACCTCGCCGGATGCTTCGGCCCCCTCTTCTCGGGACTGCCGATCCAGCGCCCGCTCACAATCCCGGGCGGCAGGATGGAGCTGGTGCATCGCGTCATGGAACTGGTGCCCGACGGCGGCCGCTGCGGACTTGGTTTCATCCGAGCCGAAGCTGACATTCACCCGGACGACTGGTTCATCACCTGTCACTTCGTCGATGACCGCGTCATGCCCGGCACGCTCATGTACGAGTGCTGCATGCACACGCTACGCATCTTCCTGCTGCGTCTGGGCTGGGTCGCCGAGGCCGACGGTGCCGCTTGGCAGCCGGTCCCCGGTGTCGCCAGCCAACTCTGCTGCCGCGGCCAGGTACTGGAGACCACCAAGGTGGTGACCTACGAGGTTACGGTGCGCGAATTGGGCTATCGCCCCGAGCCGTACGCCATCGTCGACGCGCTGATGTACGCCGACGGCAAGCCGATCGTCGAAATCACCAACATGTCCGCGCGCCTGACCGGCACCAACCGTGAAGCATTGCTTCAACTGTGGCAGCGTAACAGGACGCAATCGCACAACGTTACTCCTGCTGTCGTGCAGGTACCCGCCTATGACCAAAAGCCGGCCATCTACACCAAACAGCAGATCCTGGCCTACAGCAACGGCAATCCTTCTGAAGGGTTCGGCGACCGTTACAAGGTCTTCGACAACGAGAGGAAGATCGCCCGCCTCCCCGGACCGCCGTTCCAGTTCATGGACCGCGTCACCGGCATCAAAGGCGAGCCGTGGCAGATGGTGCCGGGCGCCATGGCCGAGGCGCAGTACGACATCCCGGTGGACGAGTGGTATTTTGCCGCCGACCGTCAGCCGCGCATGCCCTTCGCCGTGCTCCTGGAAGCCGCTTTGCAGCCCTGCGGTTGGCTGGCAGCCTACGTCGGTTCTGCGCTTACCAGCCCGACCGACATCTCCTTCCGCAACCTCGGTGGGACCGCGGTCCAGCATCGCCCGGTGACGCCGGACAGCGGCACGCTGACTGCCACGGCTACCCTCACCAAGGCGGCCACCAGCGGCGGCATGATCATCCAGGAGTTCGACTTCTCGGTGGCCGACCGCCACGGTGTGTTGTACGAAGGCGACACCATGTTCGGTTTCTTCGCCAAGGAGGCGCTGGCCAACCAGGTGGGGATCCGTGAAGCGGTTCCGTACATCCCGAGCGCAGAGGAAGCCGGCCGTGGCCGGTCGATCCCCTACCCCGAGCAGCGTCCTTTCCCTGACAAGATGCTGCGCATGATCGACAGGATCGACCTGTATGTTGCTGATGGCGGCCCGGCCGGCCTTGGCTATATCAGGGGAACAAAGACGGTCGTCACTGAGGATTGGTATTTCAAGGCCCATTTCTATGAAGATCCTGTCACGCCGGGGTCGTTGGGGCTCGAATCGTTCCTGCAGTTGATGAAGTTTGCGGCCGTTGAGCGCTGGGGCTGGAACGAAGGTGATACTGTCGCTGCCGTGGCCCTGGAGCGCAAGCACCGCTGGCTCTACCGCGGCCAGGTGGTGCCGACCGACAAGGAAGTCACGGTCATGGCCTGGATCACCGCCGTCGATGACGCCAACCGCGTCCTTACCGCCGCAGGCTTCCTGTACGTTGACGGGCGGGCCATTTACCAGATGAACGACTTCACCGTGCAACTCGGACGAGGCTAA